One window of Natrinema sp. SYSU A 869 genomic DNA carries:
- a CDS encoding IS630 family transposase (programmed frameshift), with amino-acid sequence MDHLDEISVEELQDALDNVEGKKPTQRLLAAIAFKNGVTQTELAEWYDVQRRTIYSWLKRLDTDESLEQAVTDAHRSGRKRKLSEKEQQEFEEVVHDSPEEVGVDAPAWTPALVQQYLDETYDVEYSIPSCRRLLNEAGLSYQKPRRTAAEAEADEQETFYDELKKKRREMDATVVCIDQTKKSVQVEPRAAWFPRGTRPSVELSGQRDWTCLLGAITENGDRFFSRFTEYVTAEHTKHFILALCREFEGNLIVVLDGAPYFQASAVTDLAARDDLAFVTLPSYSPELNPVEECWRQLQASLSNRFFDSLDELTTAIDTALDQLSIPKVSNYF; translated from the exons GTGGATCATCTCGACGAAATCTCTGTCGAGGAATTGCAAGATGCCCTCGACAACGTGGAGGGGAAGAAGCCGACACAACGGCTCTTAGCGGCAATAGCGTTCAAAAACGGCGTTACACAGACTGAACTAGCCGAGTGGTACGACGTTCAGCGACGCACGATCTATAGCTGGCTCAAGCGACTCGACACCGACGAGTCGCTTGAGCAGGCTGTTACTGATGCTCACCGATCTGGGAGAAAACGAAAGCTCTCAGAAAAAGAGCAACAAGAATTCGAGGAAGTTGTCCACGACTCACCCGAGGAAGTTGGGGTTGACGCGCCGGCGTGGACGCCGGCGCTCGTCCAGCAGTATCTCGACGAGACCTACGATGTCGAGTACTCAATCCCGAGTTGCCGGCGGTTGCTGAACGAGGCGGGATTGAGCTACCAAAAACCACGCCGCACAGCCGCTGAAGCTGAGGCTGACGAACAAGAAACGTTCTACGACGAACTCA AAAAAAAGCGGCGGGAGATGGACGCCACAGTAGTCTGTATCGACCAAACCAAGAAATCCGTGCAAGTTGAGCCGCGTGCCGCGTGGTTTCCGCGCGGCACGCGGCCCTCTGTCGAACTCTCTGGCCAACGCGACTGGACGTGTCTGCTGGGCGCGATCACCGAAAACGGTGATCGCTTTTTCTCCCGATTCACTGAGTACGTCACCGCCGAACACACGAAACATTTCATTTTAGCATTATGCAGAGAATTCGAAGGTAACTTGATTGTCGTCCTAGATGGTGCGCCATATTTTCAGGCGTCAGCCGTCACGGACCTGGCGGCCCGTGACGACCTCGCCTTCGTGACGTTACCGTCGTATTCGCCGGAACTGAATCCTGTCGAGGAGTGCTGGAGACAGCTTCAAGCGTCCCTTAGCAACCGCTTCTTTGATTCACTCGACGAGCTGACGACAGCGATTGATACAGCTCTCGACCAACTCTCAATCCCAAAGGTGAGTAACTATTTCTAA
- a CDS encoding helix-turn-helix domain-containing protein gives MFDVTPEQREALLLALERGYFDTPRKVTLTELAEEFDISSQALSDRIRRGVKEVLVKSLAATGDE, from the coding sequence ATCTTTGATGTTACGCCTGAACAGCGGGAGGCCCTGTTGTTGGCGCTTGAACGAGGTTATTTCGATACACCGCGGAAAGTTACATTGACTGAACTCGCCGAGGAATTTGATATCTCGTCACAAGCACTCTCTGATCGGATTCGTCGAGGTGTTAAAGAAGTGCTCGTGAAGTCTTTGGCCGCAACAGGTGATGAATGA